The proteins below are encoded in one region of Pseudonocardia sp. DSM 110487:
- a CDS encoding sterol carrier family protein, which yields MRGGTSGTRIGSAVLEWLDGGPAPDRPVLRAAVKESLAALAAAAPGHSVEVRVPPHGAIQCVSGPRHGRGTPPNVVETDARTWLALVVGRTTWEAAIEGGTLQASGIRSGEVCRLLPLWR from the coding sequence GTGCGGGGAGGAACCAGCGGCACGCGGATCGGCTCCGCCGTCCTGGAATGGCTCGACGGCGGTCCGGCGCCGGATCGGCCGGTGCTGCGCGCCGCCGTGAAGGAGAGCCTCGCGGCCCTCGCCGCCGCCGCGCCGGGCCACAGCGTGGAGGTGCGGGTCCCCCCACACGGGGCGATCCAGTGCGTGAGTGGCCCTCGGCACGGGAGGGGAACCCCGCCGAACGTCGTCGAGACCGATGCGCGCACCTGGCTGGCGCTCGTGGTGGGCCGCACCACGTGGGAGGCGGCGATCGAGGGCGGCACGCTGCAGGCATCGGGTATTCGAAGCGGTGAGGTCTGCAGGCTGTTGCCGTTGTGGCGGTGA
- a CDS encoding bifunctional diguanylate cyclase/phosphodiesterase — protein sequence MVAPRSLPDPVESPRDATVRRPFRTVEGDRIDRLAGRWAECAYHDDPGAVAHLATLLRKLAAVLRAEPFWPLSARAIGAELVTAGGRGDPERSDAADVESLVVPSLRLLRRDVPEAFGLQGPEGERRLSAALDELVAGLVGALRDRIRLDRNEVDRARPARVSAVDGRHIRAVYEQAAVGIAIVALDGKVLDLNPALRRMFGLEGPLDQPRPMSDFVHPDDMVDVVERLKRLAGGGEPDVVRMEMRLVRVDSRVMWVHVTASRVLGEDGAPSHVVGLVEDVSDRHRLWSRLREASFADQLTRLPNQAVADQWLHRAFAVGGPSRVGICALDVDGFHAINDELGQQIGDRLLLGVAGRLHLAAGNNVVCRTGDDEFVVLVAEPTGSSDVSRLADRLQAALATPFHIDGQTLVVSASIGVAESPTSRGSAAELLRAADVARGWARALGGGRRIVFDPERDAAEAARFALLSGLRGGIERGEFRLVYQPLVRLADGRVRGAEALLRWQHPDQGVVGPGRFIELAEHSGAIVPLGRWVLRAACEQAAGWWRELGDEAPFVSVNVSPVQLAEPTWVHEVARVLAETGLPAGQLQLEITEQAVLGDELVVLDALSELRQAGVRIALDDFGTGYSSLAWLRRLPVHGLKIDGSFIDGLRNPSADPTDTSIVRALIELAHALGLEVTAEWVETAVQAQRLAELGCDVGQGRWFGDAGPGEWVPELSRRSIGR from the coding sequence GTGGTCGCACCGCGCAGCCTTCCCGATCCCGTCGAGTCGCCGCGTGACGCGACCGTGCGCCGCCCGTTCCGCACGGTGGAGGGCGACCGGATCGACAGGCTCGCCGGGCGCTGGGCGGAGTGCGCCTATCACGACGACCCCGGTGCGGTCGCACACCTGGCCACGCTGTTGCGCAAGCTCGCAGCCGTGCTGCGTGCCGAGCCGTTCTGGCCGCTGTCGGCGCGGGCGATCGGTGCCGAGCTGGTCACGGCGGGAGGGCGGGGCGATCCGGAGCGCAGCGACGCCGCCGACGTCGAGAGCCTCGTCGTGCCCAGCCTGCGGCTACTGCGCCGGGACGTGCCGGAGGCGTTCGGCCTGCAGGGTCCCGAGGGGGAGCGGCGCCTCTCGGCCGCCCTCGACGAGCTGGTCGCCGGTCTGGTGGGCGCCCTCCGCGATCGGATCCGGCTCGACCGGAACGAGGTGGACCGGGCCCGTCCCGCGCGGGTGTCGGCCGTGGACGGGCGGCACATCCGGGCCGTCTACGAGCAGGCCGCGGTCGGGATCGCCATCGTCGCGCTCGACGGGAAGGTCCTCGACCTCAACCCGGCGCTTCGCCGGATGTTCGGCCTCGAAGGGCCGCTCGACCAGCCGCGGCCGATGTCGGACTTCGTGCATCCCGACGACATGGTCGACGTCGTCGAGCGCCTGAAGCGCCTCGCGGGCGGCGGCGAGCCCGACGTCGTGCGCATGGAGATGCGGCTCGTGCGCGTCGACTCGCGGGTGATGTGGGTGCACGTCACGGCGTCGCGCGTGCTCGGGGAGGACGGTGCTCCCTCACACGTCGTCGGGTTGGTCGAAGACGTGTCGGACCGCCACCGGCTGTGGTCGCGCCTGCGCGAGGCCTCGTTCGCCGACCAGCTCACCCGGCTGCCGAACCAGGCGGTGGCCGACCAGTGGCTCCACCGCGCGTTCGCGGTCGGCGGGCCGTCCCGGGTGGGCATCTGCGCCCTCGACGTCGACGGCTTCCACGCGATCAACGACGAGCTCGGCCAGCAGATCGGCGACCGGCTGCTGCTCGGCGTGGCGGGGCGACTGCACCTCGCCGCCGGTAACAACGTCGTGTGCCGCACCGGCGACGACGAGTTCGTCGTGCTCGTCGCCGAGCCAACGGGCAGCTCGGACGTCAGCAGGCTCGCCGACCGGCTCCAGGCCGCGCTGGCCACGCCGTTCCACATCGACGGGCAGACGCTCGTCGTCTCCGCGAGCATCGGGGTGGCCGAGAGCCCAACGTCCCGTGGGAGCGCAGCCGAGCTGCTGCGCGCCGCCGACGTCGCCCGCGGATGGGCGCGAGCGCTCGGCGGCGGGCGGCGCATCGTCTTCGACCCCGAGCGCGACGCGGCGGAGGCCGCGCGGTTCGCCCTGCTCTCCGGGCTGCGCGGGGGGATCGAGCGCGGCGAGTTCCGCCTCGTCTACCAGCCGCTCGTGCGGCTCGCCGACGGCCGGGTGCGCGGCGCGGAGGCGCTGTTGCGCTGGCAGCACCCCGACCAGGGCGTCGTCGGGCCGGGCCGGTTCATCGAGCTCGCCGAGCACAGCGGTGCGATCGTCCCGCTGGGCCGCTGGGTGCTCAGGGCCGCGTGCGAGCAGGCGGCGGGCTGGTGGCGCGAGTTGGGGGACGAGGCGCCGTTCGTCAGCGTGAACGTGTCGCCGGTGCAGCTCGCCGAGCCGACGTGGGTGCACGAGGTCGCCCGCGTGCTGGCCGAGACCGGCCTGCCCGCGGGCCAGCTGCAGCTGGAGATCACCGAGCAGGCCGTGCTCGGCGACGAGCTGGTGGTCCTCGACGCCCTCAGCGAGCTGCGGCAGGCGGGAGTCCGGATCGCGCTGGACGACTTCGGCACCGGCTACTCGAGCCTCGCATGGCTGCGCAGGCTCCCCGTGCACGGCCTGAAGATCGACGGGTCGTTCATCGACGGGCTGCGCAACCCGTCCGCCGACCCCACCGACACCTCGATCGTCCGTGCGCTGATCGAGCTCGCCCACGCGCTCGGCCTCGAGGTCACCGCCGAGTGGGTGGAGACCGCCGTCCAGGCGCAGCGCCTCGCGGAGCTGGGCTGCGATGTCGGGCAGGGCAGGTGGTTCGGTGACGCCGGTCCCGGGGAGTGGGTCCCGGAGCTTTCCCGGCGTAGCATCGGCCGCTGA